In the genome of Populus trichocarpa isolate Nisqually-1 chromosome 6, P.trichocarpa_v4.1, whole genome shotgun sequence, one region contains:
- the LOC7473563 gene encoding uncharacterized protein LOC7473563 gives MVRPYGKGHKKRKKGERYDKEEEEVEEEQVEEEKADSETEMRAQDGEEKTEEEKEMQLPGVEEGIPIVPSHQTGKKPGVIFVLEKASLEVAKVGKSYQILNSEEHANFLRRNKKNPADYRPDIIYQALLSILDSPLNKAGRLRAVYVKTDKGVLFEVKPHVRIPRTYKRFAGIMLQLLQKLSITAVGNREKLLRVIKNPVTQYLPLNSRKIGFSHSSEKLVQMEKYVAGVGDDTDLVFVVGAMSHGKIECDYVDDFISVSEYPLSAAWCIARVCEAVSKKWRVL, from the exons ATGGTGAGGCCTTATGGTAAAGGGcacaagaaaaggaagaaaggggAGAGGTATGATAAGGAAGAAGAGGAAGTGGAAGAAGAACAAGTTGAAGAAGAGAAAGCTGATAGTGAGACTGAAATGAGAGCTCAAGATGGcgaagaaaaaacagaagaggaaaaagaaatgcaACTGCCAGGAGTGGAGGAGGGCATTCCTATTGTCCCAAGTCATCAAACTGGCAAGAAACCTGGGGTTATATTCGTGCTCGAAAAGGCTTCTTTGGAAGTTGCAAAAGTTGGAAAG AGTTACCAAATTTTGAATTCTGAGGAGCATGCCAATTTCCTGcggaggaataaaaaaaatcctgctGATTACAGACCTGACATTATTTATCAG GCTCTCCTATCCATCTTAGATAGCCCATTGAATAAGGCTGGGCGGTTGAGAGCTGTATATGTGAAAACAGATAAAGGTGTTCTTTTTGAAGTTAAGCCACATGTTCGTATTCCGAGGACTTACAAGCGTTTTGCCGGTATTATGT TGCAGCTGCTACAAAAACTGAGTATAACTGCTGTCGGTAATCGTGAGAAGCTTTTGCGTGTGATCAAGAATCCTGTAACCCAATACCTGCCATTAAACTCTCGTAAAATAG GCTTCTCCCATAGCTCAGAAAAATTGGTCCAAATGGAGAAGTATGTGGCTGGAGTTGGTGATGACACCGACCTTGTTTTCGTG gTTGGTGCTATGTCCCATGGTAAAATTGAATGTGATTATGTAGATGACTTCATATCAG TGTCTGAATATCCGCTGAGTGCTGCCTGGTGTATTGCAAGGGTATGCGAGGCTGTGTCGAAGAAGTGGCGTGTGCTGTAA
- the LOC7496086 gene encoding kinesin-like protein KIN-7O: MERIHVAVRARPLSAEDAKSTPWRISGSSIFIPNYSNKFEFDRVFGEACKTEEVYRSKTKEIVTAAVRGFNGTVFAYGQTNSGKTHTMRGTSNEPGVIPLAVHDLFHIIQRDVDREFLLRMSYMEIYNEDINDLLAPEHRKLQIHESTERGIYVAGLREEIVASPQQVLELMQFGESHRHIGETNMNLYSSRSHTIFRMIIESRDRTGDEDSSNSCDAVRVSVLNLVDLAGSERAAKTGAEGVRLKEGSHINKSLMTLGTVIKKLSEGAESQGGHVPYRDSKLTRILQPALGGNANTAIICNITLAQIHADETKSSLLFASRALRVTNCAHVNEILTDAALLKRQKKEIEELREKLRGSQSEHLGKEILNLRNTLLQSELERERIALELEEEKRAQVEREKVLQEQAKRIKNLSSMVLFSNRDESRDQHKRGKRRDTWCPGNLARETLQEVDPNIQPRASAIKPMKDRSDMGPLLPFQELVSEIEVGDDVNMQSEDCKNNASEDCTLPDPCSLLHVTNRRKAPPRKKGSTAEDHEWAEIQVEYEDLLQKLETQRTTSEIQIDCLRRQLGETNLIQCVKCSNCLTSDGNTSTNNLDKNVSLRESEAIIVIKQLQDKIKMLEMEKSSSQQNLDSVVELATEQSICARETFEELHEELQNAREETRIAHEQLNIIDVSLEIEEIMSEVKNSKEVVESCSSLLDDVFQSFSSISNAISDFKALICQSSHEQGLIISSHEKLYHCMKQKVDEVENEKLLLHKESTGLQKQIQELRHNTQNYEESLRALTEHQNFEKEEFLSQIQNLQKELSCLSSCFLAKEKDNLRKDLEKTKVKLKETESKLKNAVQEKTKLEGQKTFAEREVKRLHGQKTLLERDISKRDSLAGRRRDSMVDRSSKMFDPKKSKGLAASFEETMEEDYRKLEVLAFEMEATIASLEEEVTAAHKEKEEAISRNESLASELEALTEKLNISNAEVNVLQEDASRLRLRLEESTLDQQKLENSIRLLAEQKEELAMQLSDSLLEMEEEKAIWFSKEKASIEVIEEKGAEITAMTKAMSEARNELESCREECKVLTEKLACSEENAEREKKSSAEKSLEIDQLKNHLIRDDIESKQSQETLKSNLDTLSMELDCARGKVNTLEKEMIILSKERDDLFTQIRGLDTRLEPENDFQNLQNQLLSITSERDKWIRHCDDMLLESKVQVEELNGRISSMEAKMKNEEAMNNKERAKFRMRLRGTQAKSDAFHFRYKEAVNELAFMNRNYEVASKKLKNQLASYGIEILNLKKQIAALTGQRTDH, from the exons GATGTGGACCGGGAGTTTCTGTTGAGAATGTCTTACATGGAGATATATAATGAAGATATTAATGACTTATTGGCTCCCGAACATCGAAAGTTGCAAATTCATGAAAGTACAGAG AGAGGAATATATGTAGCTGGATTGCGTGAAGAAATAGTTGCCTCTCCCCAACAAGTTCTCGAACTGATGCAGTTTGGAGAAT CTCACAGGCACATTGGAGAGACAAACATGAACCTGTATAGTAGCAGGTCCCACACTATTTTCCGTATG ATTATTGAGAGTAGAGATAGGACTGGGGATGAGGATAGTAGCAACTCATGTGATGCTGTACGTGTATCGGTTTTG aatttggTGGACCTTGCTGGTTCTGAACGGGCGGCAAAAACTGGAGCAGAAGGTGTTCGGCTCAAAGAGGGTTCACACATAAATAAAAGCTTAATGACACTTGGCACTGTCATTAAGAAATTGAGTGAGGGTGCAGAAAGCCAAGG GGGTCATGTTCCATATAGAGATAGCAAACTCACACGCATTTTGCAGCCCGCTTTGGGTGGAAATGCAAATACAGCTATAATATGCAACATAACTCTTGCACAG ATTCATGCAGACGAGACAAAGAGTAGTCTACTGTTTGCAAGCAGAGCGTTGCGTGTCACGAATTGTGCACATGTGAATGAG ATTTTGACAGATGCTGCCTTGTTAAAGCGTCAAAAGAAAGAGATTGAGGAGCTTCGGGAAAAATTACGG GGTTCTCAATCCGAACACCTAGGAAAGGAGATTCTCAATCTTCGAAACACATTATTACAG tCTGAACTGGAGAGGGAGCGCATAGCTTTGGAATTGGAGGAGGAAAAGAGAGCTCAAGTTGAACGTGAGAAGGTTTTGCAAGAGCAAGCTAAGAgaattaaaaacttgagttcAATGGTGTTGTTCTCTAATCGGGATGAGAGTCGTGATCAACATAAGAGG GGGAAGAGACGAGACACATGGTGCCCTGGAAATCTTGCACGGGAAACTCTTCAAGAG GTGGATCCCAATATCCAGCCAAGGGCTTCTGCTATAAAACCAATGAAAGATAGAAGTGATATGGGACCACTTTTACCCTTTCAAGAATTGGTCAGCGAGATTGAAGTTGGGGATGACGTCAATATGCAAAGTGAAGATTGTAAAAATAATGCATCAGAAGACTGCACCCTTCCTGATCCATGTTCTTTATTGCATGTGACAAATAGGAGAAAGGCGCCACCTAGGAAGAAAGGCTCAACTGCG GAGGACCATGAATGGGCAGAAATACAAGTGGAATATGAGGACTTGCTTCAGAAACTTGAAACTCAG AGAACTACGAGTGAGATACAGATTGATTGTTTAAGAAGACAGCTTGGTGAGACTAATTTGATTCAATGTGTGAAATGTAGTAATTGTCTTACTTCTGATGGCAATACAAGTACCAATAATTTGGACAAAAACGTAAGTCTAAGGGAGTCAGAGGCCATTATTGTGATCAAACAACTTCAAGataag aTTAAAATGTTAGAAATGGAGAAGTCCTCTAGTCAGCAAAATCTAGACAGTGTTGTTGAGCTAGCAACAGAGCAAAGTATATGTGCTAGGGAGACGTTTGAAGAG CTCCATGAAGAGCTCCAAAATGCACGAGAGGAGACGAGGATTGCTCATGAACAACTTAACATTATTGAT GTTTCATTGGAGATTGAAGAAATCATGTCTGAAGTTAAGAACTCCAAAGAAGTTGTTGAAAGCTGTTCCTCTCTTTTGGATGACGTTTTCCAGAGTTTTTCTTCTATATCTAATGCAATAAGT GATTTCAAGGCTTTGATCTGCCAGAGCTCTCATGAACAAGGATTAATCATTAGTAGTCATGAGAAGTTATACCATTGCATGAAGCAAAAAGTTGATGAAGTGGAGAATGAAAAG CTCCTTTTACACAAAGAATCTACGGGTCTTCAGAAACAGATACAAGAACTGAGACACAATACTCAAAATTATGAAGAGTCTTTGAGA GCACTTACAGAACATCAGAATTTTGAAAAGGAGgaatttctttctcaaattcAAAATCTTCAAAAGGAATTATCatgtttatcttcttgtttcttggcaaaagaaaaggataatttgaGAAAAGATCTTGagaaaacaaaagtgaaattgAAAGAGACTGAATCCAAGCTCAAGAATGCTGTTCAAGAGAAAACCAAACTTGAG GGTCAAAAAACATTTGCTGAAAGGGAGGTAAAACGATTGCATGGTCAGAAGACTCTTCTCGAGCGTGACATTAGCAAACGTGACTCCCTGGCTGGTAGAAGACGTGATTCAATGGTTGACAGGAGTTCAAAGATGTTTGACCCAAAAAAGTCAAAGGGTCTTGCAGCTTCTTTTGAAGAGACAATGGAG gAAGATTACAGAAAGTTGGAAGTTCTTGCATTTGAAATGGAAGCAACTATTGCTTCTTTGGAAGAGGAAGTAACTGCTGCACACAAGGAAAAGGAAGAGGCTATATCAAGAAATGAAAGTTTGGCTTCAGAGTTGGAGGCCCTGACAGAAAAGCTTAACATATCAAATGCTGAAGTGAATGTGTTGCAGGAAGATGCTTCACGCCTT AGACTAAGGTTGGAAGAATCCACTTTGGACCAGCAAAAATTGGAAAATTCTATAAGATTGTTAGCAGAACAAAAGGAAGAGTTGGCAATG CAACTTAGTGATTCCCTTTTGGAAATGGAGGAGGAAAAGGCAATATGGTTTTCCAAGGAGAAAGCTTCCATTGAAGTCATAGAAGAAAAAGGTGCAGAGATTACAGCAATGACCAAAGCAATGTCAGAG GCCAGAAACGAATTAGAGTCCTGTAGGGAAGAATGCAAGGTCCTCACAGAAAAACTTGCATGTTCTGAGGAAAATGCCGAGCGGGAGAAGAAATCAAG TGCAGAGAAGTCTCTAGAGATTGATCAACTGAAAAATCATCTGATAAGGGATGATATTGAGAGCAAACAATCTCAAGAG ACGTTGAAATCAAATCTGGACACTCTCTCCATGGAACTTGACTGTGCTCGCGGGAAAGTGAATACACTTGAGAAGGAAATGATTATTCTGAGCAAGGAGCGAGATGATCTATTTACTCAAATTAGAGGGTTGGATACAAGATTAGAACCAGAAAATGACTTCCAG AATCTTCAAAACCAACTACTCAGTATAACAAGTGAAAGGGACAAGTGGATTAGACATTGTGATGACATG TTACTGGAGTCTAAAGTTCAAGTTGAGGAACTTAATGGGAGAATCTCTAGCATGGAGGCCAAAATGAAGAAT GAAGAAGCCATGAACAACAAGGAAAGGGCAAAATTTAGAATGAGGCTTCGAGGGACACAAGCAAAGTCAGATGCCTTCCATTTTAGATACAAGGAAGCAGTAAATGAGTTGGCATTCATGAACAGAAACTACGAGGTGGCTTCAAAGAAGCTGAAGAACCAGTTAGCTTCCTATGGAATTGAGATCCTCAACCTCAAGAAGCAAATCGCTGCCTTAACCGGGCAAAGAACTGATCATTAA